One Drosophila willistoni isolate 14030-0811.24 chromosome 2R unlocalized genomic scaffold, UCI_dwil_1.1 Seg167, whole genome shotgun sequence DNA segment encodes these proteins:
- the LOC6643898 gene encoding cytochrome P450 4e3 isoform X2: protein MWFLLFIVLILPAFVVLYFELSVYKRRRILKKFNGPPTVPVFGNAHRIGNTPTEILEKFFEWWIDYGKDNYAYWIGYNSGIIVTNPKHLEYILNSQELIQKSSVYQLLKPWLGFGLLTSHGIKWHKHRKMITPSFHFNILQDFHQVMNENSTKFIEQLKKAAANDSIFDFQDQAHYLTLDVICDTAMGVSINAMEERDSNIVQAFKDMCYMTNMRAFHPFKRSHTIYSFLPEYAVYQKTLKTLKNFTYDIIEKRIQSLRNSVSQTGHQTDDLSMSRKKMAFLDTLLSSTIDGRPLNQQEIYEEVSTFMFEGHDTTTSGVAFAGYLLSRHQDIQQKLYEEQCQIMGDNMQRDATYKEINQMKYLDLFIKEAQRVYPSVPIIGRFTDKEYMINGTLVPKHTTLNVAIVLLGYNDRVFKEPHLFRPERFEEEKPGPFEYVPFSAGPRNCIGQKFALLEIKTAISKVIRTFKVLPAVAELESKDGYLNTYLGLPHSERQKREANRHKYDPILSAVLTLKSENGLHLRLKERI from the exons ATGtggtttttgcttttcattgtGCTAATATTACCCGCCTTTGTCGTGTTGTACTTTGAACTTAGTGTTTATAAGAGAAGGCGTATCctcaaaaaatttaatggtCCACCAACTGTGCCAGTTTTTGGTAATGCCCATCGCATAGGCAATACACCTACAG AAATTCTTGAGAAATTCTTTGAATGGTGGATTGATTACGGCAAGGATAATTATGCCTATTGGATTGGCTATAATTCTGGTATAATAGTTACAAATCCCAAACATTTGGAG TACATTTTGAATAGCCAAGAGTTGATTCAAAAGTCTTCAGTGTATCAGTTATTGAAACCATGGCTGGGTTTCGGTCTACTGACAAGTCATGGCATCAAATGGCATAAGCATCGTAAGATGATAACTCCCTCATTCCATTTCAATATCCTACAAGATTTCCATCAAGTGATGAATGAGAATTCCACGAAGTTTATTGAACAACTGAAGAAAGCGGCTGCCAATGATtcaatatttgattttcaagATCAAGCCCATTATCTGACATTGGATGTTATATGTGACACAGCCATGGGTGTATCCATTAATGCCATGGAAGAACGCGATTCGAATATTGTACAGGCTTTTAAAGA TATGTGCTACATGACGAATATGCGGGCTTTCCATCCTTTTAAGCGATCGCACACAATTTACTCGTTTCTGCCTGAATATGCAGTTTATCAGAAAACACTCAAGACACTGAAAAATTTCACATATGATATTATAGAGAAGCGTATACAAAGTCTACGTAATTCTGTTTCACAAACCGGACATCAAACAGATGATCTTTCGATGAGCAGGAAGAAAATGGCTTTTCTGGATACTCTTCTATCGTCAACTATAGATGGACGACCTTTGAATCAGCAGGAAATCTATGAGGAGGTCTCAACATTTATGTTTGAAGGTCATGATACAACCACTTCAGGTGTAGCCTTTGCTGGTTATCTACTTTCTAGACATCAGGATATTCAGCAAAAACTTTATGAGGAACAATGTCAGATTATGGGCGATAATATGCAACGTGATGCCACTTATAAAGAAATCAATCAAATGAAATATCTAGATCTATTCATTAAGGAAGCCCAACGTGTCTACCCCAGTGTTCCCATAATTGGCCGCTTTACCGATAAGGAGTATATGATAA ATGGCACTCTTGTACCCAAACATACCACCTTGAATGTAGCCATCGTTTTGTTGGGCTATAATGATCGCGTTTTCAAGGAACCTCATCTTTTCAGACCTGAACGTTTTGAAGAGGAGAAACCAGGACCATTTGAATATGTTCCCTTTAGTGCTGGTCCCCGAAATTGTATTGGACAAAAGTTTGCTCTTTTGGAAATTAAAACAGCCATCTCAAAAGTAATACGTACATTTAAGGTTCTGCCAGCCGTTGCAGAACTTGAGTCAAAGGATGGCTATCTGAATACATATTTAGGCCTACCTCATTCTGAACGACAGAAACGTGAGGCAAACCGCCATAAATATGATCCCATTTTGTCAGCTGTCTTAACACTAAAATCTGAAAATGGTTTGCATTTGAGACTTAAGGAAAGAATTTGA
- the LOC6643898 gene encoding cytochrome P450 4e3 isoform X1, with product MWFVLFFLLALPSLIILYFELSVVRKRRIMKTINGPPTVPVLGNAHKLGKTPVEILEKFFEWWIDYGKDNYAYWIGYNSGIIVTNPKHLEYILNSQELIQKSSVYQLLKPWLGFGLLTSHGIKWHKHRKMITPSFHFNILQDFHQVMNENSTKFIEQLKKAAANDSIFDFQDQAHYLTLDVICDTAMGVSINAMEERDSNIVQAFKDMCYMTNMRAFHPFKRSHTIYSFLPEYAVYQKTLKTLKNFTYDIIEKRIQSLRNSVSQTGHQTDDLSMSRKKMAFLDTLLSSTIDGRPLNQQEIYEEVSTFMFEGHDTTTSGVAFAGYLLSRHQDIQQKLYEEQCQIMGDNMQRDATYKEINQMKYLDLFIKEAQRVYPSVPIIGRFTDKEYMINGTLVPKHTTLNVAIVLLGYNDRVFKEPHLFRPERFEEEKPGPFEYVPFSAGPRNCIGQKFALLEIKTAISKVIRTFKVLPAVAELESKDGYLNTYLGLPHSERQKREANRHKYDPILSAVLTLKSENGLHLRLKERI from the exons atgtggtttgtcttgttttttttacTGGCTTTGCCGTCTCTGATCATTTTGTACTTTGAACTTAGTGTTGTTAGAAAGAGACGCATTATGAAAACGATCAATGGGCCACCAACTGTGCCAGTTTTGGGTAATGCCCACAAATTGGGCAAAACTCCAGTAG AAATTCTTGAGAAATTCTTTGAATGGTGGATTGATTACGGCAAGGATAATTATGCCTATTGGATTGGCTATAATTCTGGTATAATAGTTACAAATCCCAAACATTTGGAG TACATTTTGAATAGCCAAGAGTTGATTCAAAAGTCTTCAGTGTATCAGTTATTGAAACCATGGCTGGGTTTCGGTCTACTGACAAGTCATGGCATCAAATGGCATAAGCATCGTAAGATGATAACTCCCTCATTCCATTTCAATATCCTACAAGATTTCCATCAAGTGATGAATGAGAATTCCACGAAGTTTATTGAACAACTGAAGAAAGCGGCTGCCAATGATtcaatatttgattttcaagATCAAGCCCATTATCTGACATTGGATGTTATATGTGACACAGCCATGGGTGTATCCATTAATGCCATGGAAGAACGCGATTCGAATATTGTACAGGCTTTTAAAGA TATGTGCTACATGACGAATATGCGGGCTTTCCATCCTTTTAAGCGATCGCACACAATTTACTCGTTTCTGCCTGAATATGCAGTTTATCAGAAAACACTCAAGACACTGAAAAATTTCACATATGATATTATAGAGAAGCGTATACAAAGTCTACGTAATTCTGTTTCACAAACCGGACATCAAACAGATGATCTTTCGATGAGCAGGAAGAAAATGGCTTTTCTGGATACTCTTCTATCGTCAACTATAGATGGACGACCTTTGAATCAGCAGGAAATCTATGAGGAGGTCTCAACATTTATGTTTGAAGGTCATGATACAACCACTTCAGGTGTAGCCTTTGCTGGTTATCTACTTTCTAGACATCAGGATATTCAGCAAAAACTTTATGAGGAACAATGTCAGATTATGGGCGATAATATGCAACGTGATGCCACTTATAAAGAAATCAATCAAATGAAATATCTAGATCTATTCATTAAGGAAGCCCAACGTGTCTACCCCAGTGTTCCCATAATTGGCCGCTTTACCGATAAGGAGTATATGATAA ATGGCACTCTTGTACCCAAACATACCACCTTGAATGTAGCCATCGTTTTGTTGGGCTATAATGATCGCGTTTTCAAGGAACCTCATCTTTTCAGACCTGAACGTTTTGAAGAGGAGAAACCAGGACCATTTGAATATGTTCCCTTTAGTGCTGGTCCCCGAAATTGTATTGGACAAAAGTTTGCTCTTTTGGAAATTAAAACAGCCATCTCAAAAGTAATACGTACATTTAAGGTTCTGCCAGCCGTTGCAGAACTTGAGTCAAAGGATGGCTATCTGAATACATATTTAGGCCTACCTCATTCTGAACGACAGAAACGTGAGGCAAACCGCCATAAATATGATCCCATTTTGTCAGCTGTCTTAACACTAAAATCTGAAAATGGTTTGCATTTGAGACTTAAGGAAAGAATTTGA
- the LOC6643900 gene encoding uncharacterized protein LOC6643900, giving the protein MAAAAIAPNQSQELFISRASIQLQLTPSAHQVHNRCQNQIYEWRTQVTTPSPVANDLANETAVKCIKTAATSSAAATPKYYTPPRIQGNEAKRRNLPQTLANFFEVERHESAWNRVTKRAPNPPQQQQKQPQQKEDKSSKRK; this is encoded by the coding sequence ATGGCAGCAGCCGCAATCGCCCCAAACCAGAGCCAGGAGCTCTTCATCAGCCGTGCCAGCATTCAACTGCAATTGACGCCATCCGCCCATCAGGTTCATAATCGTTGTCAGAATCAGATATACGAGTGGCGAACACAGGTCACCACACCATCGCCAGTAGCCAACGATTTGGCAAACGAAACGGCAGTCAAATGCATTAAGACTGCTGCCACCTCCTCCGCCGCCGCCACGCCCAAATATTATACGCCTCCACGTATTCAAGGCAACGAAGCAAAGCGACGGAATTTACCCCAAACTTTGGCAAACTTCTTCGAAGTGGAGCGCCATGAAAGTGCCTGGAATCGCGTGACAAAACGAGCCCCAAATCCacctcaacaacaacaaaaacaaccacaacaaaaagaagacAAAAGCAGTAAGCGAAAATAA
- the LOC6643901 gene encoding uncharacterized protein LOC6643901 — MFQKRIIELFTLLFYWLIIMPFIYNYCQEEKWIKWDMNTLFTSVSDHATFVLFLIAGYVVFYRIVIFIYMKMKVFDGKMWNNMKNAKNPKDPEAMYADKTHYKAVSVEELDTVDGRTKKKMAQPKMIRTISHPLLVEKDLAAIHIKHETRPLHSATLPRLQQLKASPSPSLRSAPPVPKTPGVARKLSPGVIMSPDVLLHTK; from the coding sequence ATGTTTCAAAAAAGGATTATCGAATTGTTTACACTACTCTTCTATTGGCTAATCATAATgccatttatatataattattgtcAAGAAGAAAAATGGATTAAATGGGATATGAACACATTGTTTACATCAGTTTCGGATCATGCTACATTTGTGTTATTCCTAATTGCGGGCTATGTGGTATTCTATCGTATTGtcatattcatatatatgaaaatgaaagtgtTTGACGGCAAAATGTGGAATAATatgaaaaatgccaaaaatcCCAAGGATCCTGAGGCAATGTATGCCGATAAAACGCATTACAAGGCTGTTTCAGTTGAGGAATTGGATACAGTGGATGGTAGGACAAAAAAGAAGATGGCCCAACCAAAGATGATCCGGACCATCAGTCATCCGTTATTGGTCGAAAAGGATTTGGCTGCCATACACATAAAGCATGAGACTCGTCCCCTGCATAGTGCCACATTACCGAGATTGCAGCAACTGAAAGCAAGTCCCAGTCCAAGTTTAAGGAGTGCCCCACCTGTACCCAAGACGCCAGGAGTGGCACGTAAACTTAGTCCCGGTGTCATAATGTCTCCCGATGTCCTTTTGCACACCAAATAG